One window of the Tachypleus tridentatus isolate NWPU-2018 chromosome 10, ASM421037v1, whole genome shotgun sequence genome contains the following:
- the LOC143228063 gene encoding uncharacterized protein LOC143228063, giving the protein MSQKCLAALIVSVLLLITYAKEERKASGTKGKVTNDLIAQATGYGGGGSSYGGGGYGGGGYGGGGGGYGGGGYGRGGGGGRIQLLAVPISLGIGRGHGGGGGYGGGYGGGGGYGGGYGGGGITLLGLVGGRGGGGYGGGYGGGGYGGGSIGYGGGGSGYGGGSSGYGGGSIGYGGGSSGYGGGGSGYGGGSSGYGGGSSGYGGGSIGYGGGGSGYGKGGGGYGGGSIGYGGGGIGYGSGH; this is encoded by the exons ATGAGTCAAAAG TGTTTAGCTGCTTTAATTGTCAGCGTTTTGCTACTCATAACATACGCTAAGGAAGAAAGAAAAGCAAGTGGAACCAAAGGTAAAGTAACTAATGATCTTATAGCCCAAGCTACGGGGTATGGTGGTGGCGGTAGCAGTTATGGAGGAGGTGGTTATGGAGGAGGTGGCTATGGTGGTGGCGGCGGTGGTTATGGAGGAGGTGGTTATGGTAGGGGTGGTGGAGGAGGCAGGATCCAATTACTTGCTGTTCCCATTTCGCTAGGAATTGGCAGAGGTCATGGTGGAGGTGGTGGTTACGGAGGCGGTTATGGTGGAGGTGGTGGTTACGGAGGCGGTTATGGTGGGGGTGGCATTACTCTTCTTGGTCTTGTGGGTGGAAGAGGAGGTGGTGGCTATGGCGGTGGATATGGAGGTGGTGGCTATGGCGGTGGAAGTATTGGATATGGTGGAGGAGGTAGTGGCTACGGTGGAGGAAGCAGTGGATATGGCGGTGGAAGTATTGGATATGGTGGAGGAAGCAGTGGCTACGGTGGAGGAGGTAGTGGATATGGCGGAGGAAGCAGTGGATATGGCGGAGGAAGCAGTGGATATGGCGGAGGAAGTATTGGATATGGCGGAGGAGGTAGTGGATATGGTAAAGGAGGCGGCGGATATGGTGGAGGAAGTATTGGATATGGTGGAGGAGGTATTGGATATGGCAGTGGGCATTAA